A region of the Methyloprofundus sedimenti genome:
CATGGGTGCCAACAAAGACATGGTTACTATGGTTTTAGTCAGTTTACGCAAGGCACTCTCCTAATTAAACTTTTTCCATGAGGGGATTTCCCGAATACAGTCAAATATACCTCTAACTCTAGACTAGATGTAATTTTTTACTAGCTCTTCTGCAATTTGCACACTATTCAATGCTGCTCCTTTACGCACATTATCAGCAACAACCCAAAGGTCTATACCTTTTTCATGAGAAATATCTTCTCTGATACGCCCGACAAACACATCATCATTACCAGAAGACTCTGTAACCGCAGTTGGATAACCACCGTCCACCCGCTCGTCCATTACTGTAATTCCAGGTGAAGCAGCTAAAATTTCACGTACTTTTTCGACACTGATTTTATCACGTGTTTCTATATGAATTGCTTCAGAATGACCGTAAAAAACAGGGACACGTACAGCGGTCGGATTCACAAGGATACTATCATCACCCAAAATTTTCTTAGTTTCCCATACCATTTTCATCTCTTCTTTGGTATAGCCATTTTCCATAAACACATCAATCTGTGGTAATACATTAAATGCAATTTGCTTGGGGTAAACTTTAGCCTGCACTGGTTTACCATTTAACAATTGTGCAGTCTGATTAACGACCTCTTCAATGGCTTCTTTACCTGAACCGGAAACCGCCTGATAAGTACAAACATTAATGCGTTCTATTCCCACGGCATCATATATAGGTTTTAACGCAACCAGCATCTGGATGGTTGAACAGTTAGGGTTTGCAATAATCCCTCGCGTCTTATAATCAGCAATTCTTTCCGGGTTTACTTCAGGAACTATTAAAGGGATATCTTCGTCATAACGAAACTGTGAAGTATTATCAATCACTATACAACCTGCAGCAGCAGCCTTAGGAGCATATCCTTCTGACAGCGAAGCACCCGCTGAGAATAAACCTATATCAGCTTTGGAAAAATCAAATTCAGCTAAATCCTGAACGCTAAGTGAACCTCCGTTAAAAGGAATGCGCTTACCTGCTGAACGTTCACTGGCTAGGGCATAAACATTATCCACAGGAAATTTTCTTTCTTCCAGGATAGAAATCATCGCCTCACCTACCGCACCTGTAGCGCCTACGATAGCAACATTATATTTTTTAGTCATTGTTATGTCTCATTGTTAACGCTTTAATTACTGCATCTCCCATTTCTGAAGTGCTCACTTTTTGCATACCCTCTGAATAAATATCTGCAGTTCGTATATTTGTATTCAGTGCATCATTCACTGCCTGTTCTATGCTATCAGCTGCAGCACCAAGATTAAAGGTATAACGCAGCATCATGGCTGCTGATAAAATAGTCGCTAAAGGGTTAGCAATTCCTAGCCCGGCAATATCTGGAGCAGAACCATGAACAGGCTCATATATTCCTTTACTGTTGATATCCAGTGATGCGGATGGCAACATACCAATTGACCCCGTAAGCATGGATGCCGTATCAGATAAAATGTCACCAAACATATTGCTAGTAACCATCACATCAAACTGCTTAGGTGCACGTACTAATTGCATAGATGCGTTATCGACATACATATGAGTCAGTTCTACTTCAGGATACTCTTTACCAACTTCAGTCATGACCTCACGCCATAATTCAGTACATTCCAGAACATTCGCTTTATCAACGGAGCACAAGCGTCGATCTCTTTTTTGCGCAATTTTAAATGCTGAATGTGCAATCCGTCGAATTTCTGATTCACTATAAACAAGCGTGTTATAACCTTGCTTTTCACCATTATCCAGAATTCTGAGGCCTCGCGGTTGACCAAAATAAATCCCGCCTGTTAATTCACGAACTATCATTATATCCAGGCCAGACACAACTTCAGGCTTTAGTGTCGAAGCATTGGCTAATTGCGGATATAGAATCGCAGGACGTAAATTAGAAAATAATTGAAGTTCAGAACGTAAGCCTAATAAGCCCTTTTCAGGACGTAGAGAAATATCCAGTGATTCCCATTTATAACCACCTACTGCCCCCAATAGGATGGCATCTGCTTGTTTTACTAATTCAACTGTCGCAACTGGCAAAGGGACTCCTGTCGCATCATACGCCGCCCCCCCAATCAAACCCCGTTCAAATTCCAGACCGAGACCCAAATTTGAATTCAAATATTCCAATACCTTAATGGCTTCAGCAATAATCTCAGGACCTATACCATCACCTGGTAATATTGCAATTTTCTGTGTCATTTACGTACAAACCTTTTCTTGTTTTAAATTTAAACAAATAGCCACGGAGCGCGTTTTGCTCGTTCTTCTTCGTAAGCTTTTATTTTTTCAGACTGCAACAAGGTTAAAGCAATATCATCCAGACCATTCAGTAAGCGATATTTTCTGCCTGCGTCAACTTCAAAAACAATCTCCTGGCCAGTCGGAGTTGTAATTGTTTGCGCCTCTAAATCAATAGCTAATTGATAACCGGGCTGTACTTGCTGAAATAATTGATCCACTTGCCCTGTTGTTAATACAATTGGCAAAATACCATTTTTAAAGCAATTATTATAAAAAATATCTGCATAACTCGGCGCAATAATCGCACGAAAACCATAGTCTTCAAGAGCCCATGGCGCATGCTCGCGTGAAGATCCACACCCAAAATTCTCGCGTGTTAATAATATCTCAGCACCTTGATAATCTGCATTATTCAAGATAAAGTCTTTTTTTAATGGTCGCTGAGAACAATCCATTTCTGGTTCACCTATATCTTGATAACGCCACTCATCAAATAAATACGGACCAAAACCGGCACGGCGAATTGATTTTAAAAATTGTTTTGGAATAATCGCATCAGTGTCAATGTTAGCTCTATCAAGAGGCATAACTGTTGTGTTTAATTTTTTAAATGCTTGCATAATTCTTTGCCCTCAAGCCCAGTCTCTTACATCAACAAAATGTCCTGCTATACCAGCTGCTGCAGCCATTGCAGGGCTTACTAAATGGGTCCGCCCACCATAACCTTGTCGACCTTCAAAATTACGGTTTGAAGTAGAGGCGCATCGCTCCCCAGCTGCTAACTTATCCGCATTCATTGCCAGACACATTGAACACCCTGGTTCGCGCCACTCAAACCCTGCAGCAATAAAAATTTTATCCAGGCCTTCTTTTTCAGCTTGTTGTTTAATCATTCCTGAGCCGGGTACAACTAATGCCAATTTGACATTATCGGCGCGTTGCTTACCTTCAACTACGCTAGCCGCAGCCCGTAAATCTTCAATTCTTGAATTAGTACAAGAGCCAATAAAGACCTTATCAATTGCAATATCGGTAATGGCCTGTCCCGCTTCTAAGCCCATATATTGCAGTGCATTTTGTATACTTTGCTGTTTTACTAGGTCAAATTCTTCAACAGGATTGGGAACCTTCGCATCGATTGCAACAACCATTTCAGGTGAAGTGCCCCAGGTTACTTGGGGCTTAATCAAACTGGCCTCTATTTCCACGACTTTATCAAACTTAGCGCCCGAGTCTGAATGCAAATCCTGCCATAACCTTTCGGCCATAAACCAATGCTCACCTTTTGGTGCATAGGGTCTATCACGATAATAATCTATAGTTTTATCATCTACTGCAATCAAACCTGCTCGTGCCCCTGCTTCAATGGCCATATTACATACGGTCATGCGTCCTTCCATCGAGAGCTCTGTAATCGCTGGTCCTGCAAACTCGATAGCATAACCTGTCCCCCCGGCCGTGCCAATTTCACCAATAATCGCCAGAACAATATCTTTGGCTGTTATCCCTGCACCAACATAACCATTGACCTTAATTAAAAAGTTTTTGGATTTTTTTTGGGTCAGACACTGCGTTGCTAATGCATGTTCAACTTCTGAAGTTCCTATACCAAAGGCAAGTGCGCCCGAAGCACCGTGTGTCGAGGTATGAGAATCTCCACAAACAATAGTCATACCCGGTAAAGTTGCGCCTTGCTCAGGACCGACAACATGTACAATTCCCTGACGTATATCTGACATATCAAATTCGGTAATACCAAATTCAGCACAATTTTTTTCCAGTGTTTCCACTTGCAGACGTGAAACAGGATCAGCAATACCGACGCTTCTATCAGTTGTTGGTACATTATGATCAGCAACAGCCAAATTACGTGCGGTACGCCAGGGCGTTCTATTTGCTAGCCGCAATCCCTCAAAAGCTTGCGGTGAAGTCACTTCATGAATTAGTTGCCTGTCTATATAAATAAGAGAGGATCCATCCTCTTCCACAGAAACAACATGATCATCCCAAAGTTTGTCATATAAAGTTTTTGCTGACATATATATTCTGTACCGTTATTATTATTTTGAAAGTTCGGCGACTTGCTTTTCTAATTTCTTCAATCGCGTCCATACTTCACTTAAACGTTGAAAAATAGCTATATTTTTTGTATATTTTTTAAAAGGTTGCGCAGGACCATAAGCATAAATGCCCGACTCTTTGATGCTGCTATGCACACCTGCTCTATGTAGTAACATGGTGTCATCAGGAATATGTACGTGATCCAGAACACCTGTCTGTCCCGATGCAATCACTCTTTTACCAAAGTGACTCGAACCCGCTATCCCGGTCTGAGCAACCAGAATACAGTCATCTTCAATAATCACATTATGGGCTAAATGGCATTGTGCATCGATAATACAGCCATCATGCACTTTTGTTTCAGTGTATGTTGCCCGATCTATCGTCGTAACGGAACCAATTACGACTTTATTACCAATAACAACTCGACCTGTCTGCGGGATACGGTGATGATGGAATTGCTCATCTTGTGCAAACCCCTGTCCATCACTACCAATAACACAGCCTGCTTTTAAAATACAATCTTCTCCAATATGGCAATCATATGACACCACACAATTCGAATAGATAACTGTTCGGGCACCAATTACAGCATCAAATTCAATCACTGCATTAGCCATAATAACGACAGCAGAACCCAACTGTACGTTTCTGCCTATCACTACGCCAGGGCCAATAACTGCATCAACTGGCACTAACACAGACTCATGAATTACTGCTGTGGTATGAATACGTCCCCACTCTGAATTGTACACATCTCGATCAACATATTTTTGGCGTATATATGCCATTGCCATACGCACATTTGGAGCCAACAGGATAGCGGTATTATCAAGTTGTATCTTATCTGCTATTGCCTGTGTCGTTACAATTGTTGCTACACCTGCAGTCAAGACCGATGGTAGATATTTTTCATGTTCAACAAAAACCAGGCCTCCTTGTCCAGCCGCTTCAGCAGGGACAATACCCGTTACTCGAGTATCAGCACCTAAGTGCGCAGTAATTAAGCCTTGTTGCTTAAAATCCTGAAAAATTTCTGAACTTAAAATATCCACTACAACTCCTTGGCTTTATGCTAATGCTTTAAAAACCTTAGCGGTAATATCTGCCACTGCACCTACACCTGTAACTGTGGCAAACTGCACTTTTCCCTGATCAGCCATGTTAAGATAAAAACCAACCAGAGGCTTTGTTTGCTGATGGTATACATTTAAACGTTTTTTTACTGTTGCTTCCTTATCATCATCTCGCTGAATTAAGGGTTCCCCGGTTGCATCATCCTTATCTGCTACTTTAGGCGGATTAAATTCGACATGGTAAGTACGCCCCGACTCCAGATGTACACGTCGACCGCTCATACGTTTAATGATCTCATCATCAGCAACCGCAATTTCTAAAACATGATCTATCTGCACGCCCATAGCTAGCAAACCTTCTGCCTGGGCAATTGTACGCGGAAAGCCATCTAATAAAAAACCATTGGCGCAGTCTGCCTGAGTGATCCGGTCCTTAATTAATCCTAAAATGATATCATCTGATACCAAGCCTCCCTCATCCATAATTTTTTTAGCTGCTTTACCTAGTTCTGTACCTTCCCGAACAGCTGCACGCAACATATCACCAGTTGATATTTGCGGAATAGCAAATTTCTCAGTTATAAATTGTGCCTGAGTACCTTTACCAGAACCAGGACTACCTAAAAGAATAACGCGCATATTTGACTCCATTAGCTGCCGCTAAAAACATTTAACTAAAAAACCGACTGTTAACTTACGTTTTTCAGTTCATTTCAAATTAACATAACGAATCATTTTATAACATTCGATAATATAACTCTTGTAAAATTATGTATAAATGCCTATTCTGGGCGGCTAAATAATAATTATGAGGAGAGATATACACATGCTTGTTGAAGATTTAATGACCCAAAAGGTATTTACAGTAGAGCCGCAAGACATGATAGACCGCGTTTTTTTTCTGATACATTACGAAAAAGTGCGCCATTTACCGGTAGTAGAAAAAGGCAAAGTAGTGGGTATCGTTTCAGATAGAGACCTGTATAAAGCACTGGGGCCAAAAAGTAATTCCAGCTCAATTGCAGCTGAAGGTACAACTGAATTACACGTACTACCCAAAAAAGTGACTCATATCATGCATCGTGGCGTCATTACCGTTCAACCTGACACTTACGCATCTAAAGCTGCAGCCTTGATGGCAGAAAACAGAATTGGTGCATTACCAGTAGTCGATGCTAAAAATAAGCTAGTCGGTATACTGTCAGCGACTGACATACTGAGAGTGTTCTCAAAAATTGAACACGCCAGTGAAAAACGCGCTGAACAAATCGCTGCCAAGGCACATTAATGTCTAAAAGTAAAAAGCCTCGATGAGGCTTTTTACAACAGGCTCTAACTATTAAGCTTTAGGGCGCATATGAGGAAATAATAAGACATCACGAATAGAGGGCGCATCGGTAAACAGCATTACCAGGCGATCTATTCCAATCCCTTCGCCTGCAGTTGGCGGCATACCATGTTCTAAAGCGGTAATATAATCCGCATCAAAGTGCATTGCCTCATCATCTCCAGCCTCTTTTTCCTGCACCTGCTGCATAAAACGCTCCGCCTGGTCTTCCGAATCATTTAACTCAGTAAAACCATTGGCAATTTCTCGTCCACCTACAAAAAACTCAAAGCGGTCGGTAACATGCGGATCATCATCATTCCGCCTTGCCAGAGGAGAGACTTCTACTGGGTAAGCAGTAATAAACGTGGGATTCATTAATCGGCTTTCTACTGTTTTCTCAAATATCTCTATCTGTACTTTACCTAAACCATAACTATCTTTGACTGGAATTCCCAGATTTTCAGCTACTTTTACTGCAGCTTCACGGTTATCAAGATCGGTTGGAGACAAGTCAGGATTAAAGTGTAAAATCGAGTCAAACACTGTCATACGGTCAAAAGATTTGGAAAAATCATAGTTTTCCCCCTGATAAGTTATTACCGCCTGGCCGACAACATCTTCTGCCAGCCCTTTTAACATAGCTTCAGTTAGATCCATTAACTCTCCGTATTCAGCATATGCCTGATAAAACTCCAGCATAGTGAATTCAGGATTATGTCGAGTAGATAAACCTTCATTACGGAAATTTCGGTTTATTTCAAAGACCCTTTCAAAACCACCGACAACCAAACGTTTTAAATAAAGTTCTGGTGCTATACGTAGATACATGCCTAAATCCAGAGCATTATGAAAAGTCTCAAAAGGACGCGCTGTTGCACCACCGGGAATTGCCTGCATCATCGGCGTTTCGACTTCAAGAAATTGTCTTTCAATTAAAAACTGACGAATATAGGCAACAATTTTTGAACGCATCAAAAAAGTATTGCGCGATTCATCGCTCATAATCAAATCCAGATAACGCTGTCTGTATTTAATTTCCTGATCTGCAATGCCGTGAAACTTCTCGGGCAAAGGACGTAACGATTTGGTTAATAAGCGAATATCATCAATCTTGACACTGAGCTCACCAACCTTGGTTTTAAATAAAACGCCTTCCGCACCGATAATATCGCCGATATCCCACTTTTTGAACTGCTCATTATAAAACCCTTCAAGCAAGTTATCACGAGTCACATAAAGCTGAATTTTTCCCGACATATCCTGAATATGTGCAAAACTTGCTTTACCCATTATGCGTCGTGTCATGAGTCTGCCAGCTAATTTAACACGCACAGGCTCTGCTTCTAGCTCTTCTTGTGTTTTTTCGCCATATTCTGCGATCAGTTCACCCGCAACGACATTACGGCGAAAATCAGTAGGAAAAGCAATCGCACCATTTTCACGTAGTGCAGCTAATTTTGTACGGCGTTGTTTAATTTGCTCTTGTTCATAGTGTTCTAATTCTGACATTTTTTAATTTTATAAATGATTAGTTTTTTGTTTTGTAATATGGATAAAGGCTCAACATGACCATTTCCAGTCTATTGTTCACTTTGCCAATCCAGGGAAAGCAAGTTTTGATAAATTTACAAACCACTCTTCAAACTGGCTTCGATAAACTGATCTAAATCACCATCAAGGACTGCTTGTGTATTGCCAGTTTCGACATTAGTACGTAAATCTTTAATTCGCGACTGATCTAATACATAAGAACGAATTTGACTGCCCCAGCCTATATCGGATTTATTATCTTCTACAGCTTGCTGTGATTCGCTACGCTTACGTAGTTCCAACTCATACAGTCTGGACTTAAGCTGTTTCATAGCCGTATCTTTATTCTTATGCTGGGAACGATCATTCTGACATTGCACGACAGTATTAGTGGGAATATGGGTGATACGAACTGCCGACTCGGTTTTATTCACATGCTGCCCACCCGCACCACTGGCACGATAAACGTCAATACGCAAATCGGCCGGGTTTATATCTATTTCAATATCATCATCTATCTCAGGAGAGACAAATACAGAAGCAAAGGAAGTATGGCGACGGTTACCCGAATCAAAAGGTGATTTTCTAACCAGGCGATGTACCCCTGTTTCGGTGCGCAACCAGCCAAAAGCATAATCACCTTCGAATTTAATAGTTGCACTTTTAATTCCGGCTACCTCTCCCTGTGACTCCTCGATCAACTCGGTTTTAAACCCTTTACGCTCACCCCAGCGCAAGTACATACGCTCAATCATTGCAGCCCAATCCTGAGCTTCTGTACCACCTGAGCCTGATTGTATATCTAAAAAAGCATTATTAGCATCCATTTCGCCGGAAAACATGCGCCGAAATTCTAAACCCATCACCTGCGCTTC
Encoded here:
- a CDS encoding aspartate-semialdehyde dehydrogenase, whose product is MTKKYNVAIVGATGAVGEAMISILEERKFPVDNVYALASERSAGKRIPFNGGSLSVQDLAEFDFSKADIGLFSAGASLSEGYAPKAAAAGCIVIDNTSQFRYDEDIPLIVPEVNPERIADYKTRGIIANPNCSTIQMLVALKPIYDAVGIERINVCTYQAVSGSGKEAIEEVVNQTAQLLNGKPVQAKVYPKQIAFNVLPQIDVFMENGYTKEEMKMVWETKKILGDDSILVNPTAVRVPVFYGHSEAIHIETRDKISVEKVREILAASPGITVMDERVDGGYPTAVTESSGNDDVFVGRIREDISHEKGIDLWVVADNVRKGAALNSVQIAEELVKNYI
- the leuB gene encoding 3-isopropylmalate dehydrogenase, with the translated sequence MTQKIAILPGDGIGPEIIAEAIKVLEYLNSNLGLGLEFERGLIGGAAYDATGVPLPVATVELVKQADAILLGAVGGYKWESLDISLRPEKGLLGLRSELQLFSNLRPAILYPQLANASTLKPEVVSGLDIMIVRELTGGIYFGQPRGLRILDNGEKQGYNTLVYSESEIRRIAHSAFKIAQKRDRRLCSVDKANVLECTELWREVMTEVGKEYPEVELTHMYVDNASMQLVRAPKQFDVMVTSNMFGDILSDTASMLTGSIGMLPSASLDINSKGIYEPVHGSAPDIAGLGIANPLATILSAAMMLRYTFNLGAAADSIEQAVNDALNTNIRTADIYSEGMQKVSTSEMGDAVIKALTMRHNND
- the lysS gene encoding lysine--tRNA ligase; translated protein: MSELEHYEQEQIKQRRTKLAALRENGAIAFPTDFRRNVVAGELIAEYGEKTQEELEAEPVRVKLAGRLMTRRIMGKASFAHIQDMSGKIQLYVTRDNLLEGFYNEQFKKWDIGDIIGAEGVLFKTKVGELSVKIDDIRLLTKSLRPLPEKFHGIADQEIKYRQRYLDLIMSDESRNTFLMRSKIVAYIRQFLIERQFLEVETPMMQAIPGGATARPFETFHNALDLGMYLRIAPELYLKRLVVGGFERVFEINRNFRNEGLSTRHNPEFTMLEFYQAYAEYGELMDLTEAMLKGLAEDVVGQAVITYQGENYDFSKSFDRMTVFDSILHFNPDLSPTDLDNREAAVKVAENLGIPVKDSYGLGKVQIEIFEKTVESRLMNPTFITAYPVEVSPLARRNDDDPHVTDRFEFFVGGREIANGFTELNDSEDQAERFMQQVQEKEAGDDEAMHFDADYITALEHGMPPTAGEGIGIDRLVMLFTDAPSIRDVLLFPHMRPKA
- the adk gene encoding adenylate kinase; protein product: MRVILLGSPGSGKGTQAQFITEKFAIPQISTGDMLRAAVREGTELGKAAKKIMDEGGLVSDDIILGLIKDRITQADCANGFLLDGFPRTIAQAEGLLAMGVQIDHVLEIAVADDEIIKRMSGRRVHLESGRTYHVEFNPPKVADKDDATGEPLIQRDDDKEATVKKRLNVYHQQTKPLVGFYLNMADQGKVQFATVTGVGAVADITAKVFKALA
- the leuC gene encoding 3-isopropylmalate dehydratase large subunit produces the protein MSAKTLYDKLWDDHVVSVEEDGSSLIYIDRQLIHEVTSPQAFEGLRLANRTPWRTARNLAVADHNVPTTDRSVGIADPVSRLQVETLEKNCAEFGITEFDMSDIRQGIVHVVGPEQGATLPGMTIVCGDSHTSTHGASGALAFGIGTSEVEHALATQCLTQKKSKNFLIKVNGYVGAGITAKDIVLAIIGEIGTAGGTGYAIEFAGPAITELSMEGRMTVCNMAIEAGARAGLIAVDDKTIDYYRDRPYAPKGEHWFMAERLWQDLHSDSGAKFDKVVEIEASLIKPQVTWGTSPEMVVAIDAKVPNPVEEFDLVKQQSIQNALQYMGLEAGQAITDIAIDKVFIGSCTNSRIEDLRAAASVVEGKQRADNVKLALVVPGSGMIKQQAEKEGLDKIFIAAGFEWREPGCSMCLAMNADKLAAGERCASTSNRNFEGRQGYGGRTHLVSPAMAAAAGIAGHFVDVRDWA
- the lpxD gene encoding UDP-3-O-(3-hydroxymyristoyl)glucosamine N-acyltransferase, whose product is MDILSSEIFQDFKQQGLITAHLGADTRVTGIVPAEAAGQGGLVFVEHEKYLPSVLTAGVATIVTTQAIADKIQLDNTAILLAPNVRMAMAYIRQKYVDRDVYNSEWGRIHTTAVIHESVLVPVDAVIGPGVVIGRNVQLGSAVVIMANAVIEFDAVIGARTVIYSNCVVSYDCHIGEDCILKAGCVIGSDGQGFAQDEQFHHHRIPQTGRVVIGNKVVIGSVTTIDRATYTETKVHDGCIIDAQCHLAHNVIIEDDCILVAQTGIAGSSHFGKRVIASGQTGVLDHVHIPDDTMLLHRAGVHSSIKESGIYAYGPAQPFKKYTKNIAIFQRLSEVWTRLKKLEKQVAELSK
- a CDS encoding CBS domain-containing protein, with product MLVEDLMTQKVFTVEPQDMIDRVFFLIHYEKVRHLPVVEKGKVVGIVSDRDLYKALGPKSNSSSIAAEGTTELHVLPKKVTHIMHRGVITVQPDTYASKAAALMAENRIGALPVVDAKNKLVGILSATDILRVFSKIEHASEKRAEQIAAKAH
- the prfB gene encoding peptide chain release factor 2 (programmed frameshift) encodes the protein MQEINPINNKINDLKHRTETLRGYLDYDVKSERLIEVLRELESPEIWNNPEQAQALGKERGQLETVVNTILELEEGLSDSAELLEMAVAEADEETVDTVVDDLAGFEAQVMGLEFRRMFSGEMDANNAFLDIQSGSGGTEAQDWAAMIERMYLRWGERKGFKTELIEESQGEVAGIKSATIKFEGDYAFGWLRTETGVHRLVRKSPFDSGNRRHTSFASVFVSPEIDDDIEIDINPADLRIDVYRASGAGGQHVNKTESAVRITHIPTNTVVQCQNDRSQHKNKDTAMKQLKSRLYELELRKRSESQQAVEDNKSDIGWGSQIRSYVLDQSRIKDLRTNVETGNTQAVLDGDLDQFIEASLKSGL
- the leuD gene encoding 3-isopropylmalate dehydratase small subunit, with translation MQAFKKLNTTVMPLDRANIDTDAIIPKQFLKSIRRAGFGPYLFDEWRYQDIGEPEMDCSQRPLKKDFILNNADYQGAEILLTRENFGCGSSREHAPWALEDYGFRAIIAPSYADIFYNNCFKNGILPIVLTTGQVDQLFQQVQPGYQLAIDLEAQTITTPTGQEIVFEVDAGRKYRLLNGLDDIALTLLQSEKIKAYEEERAKRAPWLFV